Proteins from a genomic interval of Gluconacetobacter diazotrophicus PA1 5:
- a CDS encoding error-prone DNA polymerase → MSRYAELQVTSYFSFLRGASSPLELFEQARALGIAALGIADRNSLAGMVQAHVAARATGVRLVVGCRLDLADFPPVLVYPTDRAAYGRLCRLLSLGKSRAGKARCHLLWEDLVAWGDGLLAILVPDVADEACALHLRKLKDAFHDRAYMALTLLRRPNDQMRLYALANLAHRARVPTVVTNDVLFHTHDRRILQDVVTCIRHNTTIDEAGFARERHADRYLKPPQEMARLFGRYPEAVDRTIAIMERCRFSLDDLAYQYPDEVSVPGQTPQQALEVLTWEGARRFYPEGIPDEVTASLNHELALIGRMNYAPYFLTVNSIVRYARSQDILCQGRGSAANSAVCYVLGITAIDPARNSLLFERFVSEERGEPPDIDVDFEHARREQVIQWVYGHYGRERAALTAVVIRYRAKGALRDVGKVMGLPEDLIGTLSGQIWGWSKNADPEQFRDTGIDLSDRRIRLTLDLACCLIGVPRHLSQHPGGFVLTHDRLDELVPIEPAAMDDRQIIEWDKDDIDVLKFMKVDILALGMLTCMKKGLDLLAEHKGQRFALATIPAEDPLTYAMIRRADTIGVFQIESRAQMSMLPRLKPRVFYDLVIEVAIVRPGPIQGDMVHPYLRRREGIEPEEYPTPELEKVLKKTLGIPLFQEQAMQVAMVCADFTASEADQLRRAMATFKNTGTIGRFQTKLVEGMKANGYTEEFAERIYQQLEGFGSYGFPESHAASFAILAYSSSWLKCHHPDVFLAALLNSQPMGFYAPAQLVRDAREHGVGIRPICVNASRWDSTLEGPETACGRFAVRLGMSLVKGLANADAARIVAARGARPFASVDDLWRRAGVPVAALTHLAEADAFRPALGLARREALWAIKALRDEPLPLFAAAAVAREAEEPDVLLQPMRAGAEVTRDYNRIGLTLRDHPVAFLRDDLRQRKFFSCREAHEARDGKRLDAAGLVLVRQRPGSAEGVVFLTLEDESGVLNVIIWKDIFEKYRRVILAGQMLGIKGRLQKEGEVVHLVALEITDLSALLADVGNRDFDRGHGAAVDHSVETLSVKSRNFH, encoded by the coding sequence ATGAGCCGCTATGCCGAATTGCAGGTGACGAGCTATTTCTCGTTCCTGCGCGGGGCGTCGTCGCCGCTCGAACTGTTCGAGCAGGCGAGGGCGCTCGGTATCGCGGCATTGGGCATCGCCGACCGCAATTCCCTGGCCGGCATGGTGCAGGCCCATGTCGCGGCGAGGGCCACCGGCGTCCGGCTGGTCGTCGGCTGTCGCCTCGACCTCGCCGATTTCCCGCCGGTGCTGGTCTATCCGACCGACCGCGCGGCCTACGGCCGCCTGTGCCGGCTGCTCAGCCTGGGCAAGAGCCGTGCCGGCAAGGCCAGATGCCATCTGCTCTGGGAAGACCTGGTGGCCTGGGGCGACGGGTTGCTCGCCATCCTGGTCCCCGACGTCGCGGACGAGGCCTGCGCCTTGCATCTGCGCAAGCTGAAGGACGCGTTCCATGACCGCGCCTATATGGCGCTGACCCTGCTGCGTCGGCCCAACGACCAGATGCGGCTCTACGCGTTGGCGAATCTTGCCCATCGGGCACGCGTGCCCACCGTTGTGACCAACGATGTGCTGTTCCACACCCATGACCGGCGCATCCTGCAGGATGTCGTGACCTGCATCCGGCACAACACCACCATCGATGAGGCGGGTTTCGCGCGTGAGCGCCACGCCGATCGCTATCTCAAGCCACCCCAGGAAATGGCGCGCCTGTTCGGCCGCTATCCCGAGGCGGTCGACCGCACGATCGCGATCATGGAGCGCTGTCGCTTCAGCCTCGACGATCTCGCCTATCAATATCCCGATGAAGTTTCGGTGCCGGGCCAGACGCCGCAGCAGGCCCTCGAAGTGCTGACCTGGGAGGGGGCGCGGAGATTCTATCCCGAAGGGATTCCCGACGAGGTAACGGCCAGCCTGAATCACGAACTCGCCCTGATCGGGCGTATGAATTACGCGCCGTATTTTCTCACCGTGAACAGCATTGTCCGCTATGCCCGCAGTCAGGACATTCTCTGTCAGGGCCGTGGCTCGGCGGCCAATAGCGCGGTCTGCTACGTGCTGGGCATCACCGCCATCGATCCGGCGCGCAATTCGCTGCTATTCGAACGGTTCGTATCGGAGGAACGGGGTGAGCCCCCGGATATCGATGTCGATTTCGAGCATGCGCGGCGCGAGCAGGTGATCCAGTGGGTCTATGGGCATTATGGCCGTGAGCGCGCCGCCCTGACCGCAGTGGTGATCCGATACCGGGCCAAGGGCGCGTTGAGGGATGTGGGCAAAGTGATGGGCCTACCCGAGGATCTGATCGGCACCTTGTCCGGTCAGATCTGGGGCTGGTCGAAAAATGCCGATCCGGAGCAGTTCAGGGATACCGGTATCGACCTGTCCGATCGGCGCATCCGGCTGACGCTGGATCTGGCGTGCTGCCTGATCGGCGTGCCGCGGCATCTGTCGCAGCATCCGGGGGGCTTCGTGCTGACCCATGACCGGCTCGACGAGTTGGTGCCGATCGAGCCCGCCGCGATGGATGATCGTCAGATCATCGAATGGGACAAGGACGATATCGACGTCCTCAAATTCATGAAGGTCGATATCCTGGCGCTGGGCATGCTCACCTGCATGAAGAAGGGGCTGGATCTGCTGGCCGAGCATAAGGGGCAGCGCTTCGCGCTCGCCACCATCCCGGCCGAGGACCCGCTGACCTACGCCATGATCCGCCGGGCGGACACGATCGGCGTCTTCCAGATCGAAAGCCGGGCGCAGATGTCGATGCTGCCACGGCTGAAACCGCGCGTGTTCTATGACCTGGTGATCGAGGTCGCCATCGTCCGCCCCGGTCCGATTCAGGGTGATATGGTCCATCCCTATCTGCGCCGGCGTGAGGGCATCGAGCCGGAAGAGTATCCCACCCCCGAACTGGAAAAGGTTCTGAAAAAGACATTGGGCATCCCGCTGTTCCAGGAACAGGCGATGCAGGTGGCCATGGTGTGCGCTGATTTCACCGCCAGCGAGGCCGATCAATTGCGCCGCGCGATGGCCACCTTCAAGAACACCGGTACCATCGGCAGGTTCCAGACCAAGCTGGTCGAGGGCATGAAGGCGAACGGCTATACAGAAGAATTCGCCGAGCGGATCTACCAGCAGCTCGAAGGGTTCGGATCCTATGGATTCCCCGAGAGCCATGCGGCGAGTTTCGCGATCCTCGCCTATTCTTCCTCCTGGCTGAAATGCCATCATCCCGACGTGTTTCTGGCGGCTTTGCTCAATTCCCAGCCGATGGGCTTCTACGCGCCCGCGCAACTGGTGCGCGACGCGCGCGAGCATGGCGTCGGGATCCGGCCGATCTGCGTCAACGCCTCCCGCTGGGATAGCACGCTCGAAGGGCCGGAAACGGCGTGCGGCCGGTTCGCCGTCCGGCTCGGCATGAGCCTGGTCAAAGGCCTCGCCAATGCTGACGCCGCCCGCATCGTTGCTGCGCGCGGAGCGCGGCCCTTCGCATCGGTGGACGATCTCTGGCGCCGCGCCGGCGTACCGGTCGCGGCACTCACCCATCTCGCGGAAGCCGATGCTTTCCGGCCGGCGCTCGGCCTCGCCCGGCGCGAGGCGCTGTGGGCGATCAAGGCGCTGCGGGACGAGCCTTTGCCGCTGTTCGCGGCGGCGGCCGTCGCGCGCGAGGCCGAGGAGCCGGACGTGCTGCTCCAGCCGATGCGCGCCGGGGCTGAGGTCACGCGCGATTATAACCGGATCGGCCTGACACTGCGCGATCATCCCGTCGCCTTTCTCCGCGACGATCTGCGCCAGCGGAAATTTTTTTCCTGCCGTGAAGCCCATGAGGCACGCGATGGCAAGCGGCTGGATGCCGCGGGGCTGGTCCTGGTGCGCCAGCGCCCCGGCTCCGCCGAAGGCGTCGTGTTCCTGACCCTGGAGGATGAAAGCGGCGTCCTCAATGTCATTATCTGGAAGGATATTTTCGAAAAATATCGCCGTGTCATCCTTGCGGGGCAGATGCTCGGCATCAAGGGGCGGCTCCAGAAGGAGGGCGAAGTCGTGCATTTGGTGGCGCTGGAGATCACCGATCTCTCCGCGCTGCTCGCCGATGTCGGCAACCGCGATTTCGACCGAGGCCATGGAGCTGCTGTGGATCATTCAGTCGAGACACTCTCCGTAAAATCAAGAAATTTTCATTGA
- a CDS encoding helix-turn-helix transcriptional regulator: MSANYSDLPPRYLRTPDASRFVGLSIRTLEKHRIYGTGPRYSKLGGRVVYRVDELQAWVESGARAHTSDTTAGTVSAAARQSPLIPPTPATSRGNRR, from the coding sequence ATGTCCGCCAATTACAGCGATCTGCCGCCGCGCTATCTGCGCACGCCCGACGCCTCGCGCTTCGTCGGACTGTCCATTCGCACACTGGAAAAACACCGGATTTACGGCACTGGTCCGCGCTATTCGAAGCTCGGCGGCCGGGTGGTCTATCGGGTCGACGAGTTGCAGGCTTGGGTCGAGAGCGGGGCACGCGCCCATACCTCGGATACCACCGCCGGCACCGTGTCGGCCGCCGCGCGGCAAAGTCCGCTGATCCCGCCGACACCGGCGACCTCACGCGGGAACAGACGCTGA
- a CDS encoding replication initiator protein A: protein MRTPDRNQSERAKLAVFRAIPGTLAPRDAQDLMAFPFFSLSKTVRTVPIDFRTPDVTIRVEATGEHGMATIWDADVLIWAASQIVEARDAGRCTSRLMVATPHEILAFIGRGDSARDYQRLEAAFDRLQSTTIKTSLRHAGAGQLHRFSWINEWKRHTTQEGRARVVELILPDWFYQAVLDDALVLTIDPAYFRLTGGMERWLYRLVRKHGGRQRSGWKFDFHVLHLKSASLSPYRRFAFELRGIVRRQPLPGYRLAVERTADGCEILTFSRDRLSTSSCGQTVSPSVLSGTPEPAKAVTSGTAKPCLCEQKSPNRDIESEGYDALNLESNLKESNFKDVGTPHDLWKTPGEGR, encoded by the coding sequence ATGCGTACGCCCGATCGGAACCAGTCCGAGCGCGCGAAGCTCGCGGTGTTCCGCGCCATCCCCGGCACACTCGCCCCGCGCGACGCGCAGGATCTGATGGCATTTCCGTTCTTCAGCCTGTCCAAGACAGTGCGGACCGTGCCGATCGATTTCCGGACCCCGGACGTCACCATCCGCGTGGAAGCGACCGGCGAACATGGCATGGCCACGATCTGGGATGCCGACGTGCTGATCTGGGCGGCGAGCCAGATCGTGGAAGCACGGGACGCGGGTCGTTGCACCTCGCGTCTGATGGTGGCGACGCCGCATGAAATCCTGGCCTTCATCGGCCGGGGCGACAGCGCGCGGGATTACCAACGGCTGGAAGCGGCTTTCGACCGGCTGCAATCCACCACGATCAAGACCTCGCTGCGCCACGCCGGTGCGGGACAATTGCACCGGTTTTCCTGGATCAACGAATGGAAGCGGCATACCACGCAGGAGGGCCGCGCCCGCGTGGTCGAGCTGATCCTGCCGGACTGGTTTTACCAGGCCGTGCTCGATGACGCGTTGGTGCTGACCATCGACCCGGCCTATTTCCGACTGACCGGCGGAATGGAGCGCTGGCTCTATCGGCTGGTCCGCAAGCATGGCGGCCGCCAGCGCTCAGGCTGGAAATTCGATTTCCATGTCCTGCATCTCAAATCGGCCAGCCTGTCGCCATACCGTCGCTTCGCGTTCGAACTCCGCGGCATCGTCCGGCGGCAGCCATTGCCCGGCTATCGCTTGGCGGTCGAGCGGACCGCTGACGGGTGTGAAATCCTGACCTTTTCTCGCGACAGGTTATCCACATCCTCATGTGGACAAACTGTGAGTCCGTCCGTGCTATCGGGAACGCCCGAACCGGCGAAAGCCGTGACTTCGGGAACAGCGAAACCGTGCTTATGTGAACAGAAATCGCCGAATCGCGACATTGAATCAGAGGGTTATGACGCCCTTAACTTAGAATCTAACTTAAAAGAATCTAACTTTAAGGATGTTGGCACCCCACATGATCTGTGGAAAACCCCCGGAGAGGGGCGGTGA
- the parA gene encoding ParA family partition ATPase yields the protein MIVAFLNQKGGVGKTTLALHLAGQWAREGRRVTVIDADPQGSALDWSAQRAREGLPRLFGVIGLARDTLHHEAPELAQGVDHVVIDGPPRVAALLRSALLAADLVLIPAQPSPFDGWASAEMLRLLEEARLFRPGLLARFVLNRCAARTVIARETRLALVGHEPAALAARIGQRIAFADAARTGRLVCDLRPHGIAAREIAALTAEIGGLVP from the coding sequence GTGATCGTGGCCTTCCTCAACCAGAAGGGCGGCGTCGGCAAGACGACGCTGGCGCTGCATCTCGCGGGCCAATGGGCTCGGGAAGGCCGGCGCGTGACGGTCATCGACGCCGACCCGCAGGGCTCGGCGCTGGATTGGTCGGCGCAGCGGGCGCGGGAGGGACTGCCACGGCTGTTCGGCGTGATCGGGCTGGCGCGCGACACACTGCACCACGAGGCGCCGGAATTGGCTCAGGGGGTGGATCACGTCGTCATCGACGGCCCGCCTCGGGTGGCGGCGCTGCTGCGCTCCGCCCTGCTGGCGGCCGACCTCGTGCTGATCCCGGCGCAACCCTCCCCGTTCGACGGCTGGGCCTCAGCAGAAATGCTGCGGCTGCTGGAAGAGGCGCGACTCTTCCGTCCCGGCCTGTTGGCCCGCTTCGTGCTCAACCGCTGCGCCGCACGCACGGTCATTGCCCGCGAAACGCGGCTCGCGCTGGTGGGGCATGAGCCTGCCGCTCTAGCGGCGCGGATCGGCCAGCGGATTGCTTTCGCCGACGCCGCGCGCACCGGCCGCCTGGTCTGCGACCTGCGCCCGCACGGGATCGCAGCCCGCGAAATCGCCGCCCTGACGGCCGAGATCGGGGGACTGGTGCCATGA
- a CDS encoding DNA-methyltransferase, translating into MTLLTGDSALLMPWHGPYDMILVDPPYGDTSLAWDRCVPDWPGKALAALKPSGSLWVFGSLRSFLASSAAFRNAGWKYAQELVWEKQNGSSFHADRFRRVHELLVQFYRDDTPWRAVYNSVPTTPDARARTVRRKHRPPHMGQIDAGHYVSEDGGPRLMRSVIPVRNAHGRAIHPTEKPVALLEILIRTSCPPGGLVGDWFAGSGAAGVACRLAGRRYVGCEIDPVMAQKARDRIASVLPLGEGISP; encoded by the coding sequence ATGACCCTCCTGACCGGCGACAGCGCGCTCCTGATGCCCTGGCACGGCCCCTACGACATGATCCTGGTCGATCCCCCCTATGGCGATACGTCGCTCGCATGGGACCGATGCGTGCCGGACTGGCCGGGCAAGGCGCTCGCCGCCCTGAAACCGAGTGGCTCGCTCTGGGTGTTCGGTTCACTGCGGAGCTTTCTTGCATCCAGCGCCGCATTCCGGAATGCGGGCTGGAAATATGCCCAGGAACTGGTCTGGGAGAAGCAGAACGGTTCCAGCTTCCATGCCGACCGTTTCCGCCGCGTGCATGAATTGCTCGTCCAGTTCTATCGCGACGATACGCCCTGGCGTGCCGTTTACAACTCGGTCCCGACCACGCCCGACGCTCGGGCGCGCACGGTCCGGCGGAAACACCGGCCGCCGCATATGGGGCAGATCGATGCCGGCCATTACGTCAGCGAGGATGGCGGCCCGCGCCTGATGCGTTCCGTGATTCCGGTCCGCAATGCGCATGGCCGCGCCATCCATCCCACCGAGAAGCCGGTGGCCCTGCTGGAGATCCTGATCCGTACGAGCTGCCCGCCGGGCGGTCTGGTGGGTGACTGGTTCGCCGGATCGGGTGCGGCCGGTGTCGCCTGCCGATTGGCTGGCCGGCGCTATGTCGGCTGCGAGATCGATCCTGTCATGGCGCAGAAGGCGCGTGACCGTATCGCGTCCGTGCTGCCGCTCGGTGAAGGAATTTCGCCATGA
- a CDS encoding ribbon-helix-helix protein, with protein MTERRTPPGFAARPADPERWVRAPEKPATPNRFTARLTIDVTPALRARLKVAAFQRGITVADMLRVLLAREFPDTSGDVP; from the coding sequence ATGACGGAACGTCGCACGCCGCCCGGTTTCGCCGCGCGTCCCGCCGATCCTGAGCGCTGGGTCAGGGCGCCGGAGAAGCCTGCGACCCCCAACCGTTTTACCGCCCGGCTGACCATCGACGTTACGCCGGCGCTCCGCGCCCGCCTCAAGGTCGCGGCGTTCCAGCGCGGCATCACGGTCGCCGACATGCTGCGCGTGCTGCTGGCCCGCGAGTTCCCCGATACCTCTGGAGATGTGCCATGA
- a CDS encoding DUF2840 domain-containing protein translates to MNDTLAHVELTWIEKRIEHWIRFGPVAHEQILDRRRRILSFPPDAVFAFLRWAANDYGTVVSCIDIVRVTRPGEPYQTVPFVRPGGESLLRQSGWPKVRLVLEVIDRIEATGIDPVDVAPEHWRHLHNRMLAGQAPRPYTRDRHDAWLRRRAVS, encoded by the coding sequence ATGAACGACACCCTCGCTCATGTCGAACTGACCTGGATCGAGAAGCGCATCGAGCACTGGATCCGCTTTGGTCCAGTCGCCCATGAGCAGATTCTTGATCGTCGCCGACGGATACTGAGCTTTCCTCCGGACGCCGTGTTCGCCTTCCTGCGCTGGGCGGCGAACGATTACGGCACGGTGGTGTCCTGCATCGACATCGTGCGCGTTACCCGTCCCGGCGAGCCGTATCAGACGGTGCCGTTCGTGCGCCCTGGTGGTGAAAGCCTGCTGCGCCAGAGCGGCTGGCCGAAGGTCCGGCTGGTGCTCGAAGTGATCGATCGCATCGAGGCGACCGGTATCGACCCAGTCGACGTGGCCCCCGAGCATTGGCGGCATCTGCACAATCGGATGCTCGCCGGGCAGGCACCACGCCCCTACACGCGCGACCGCCATGATGCCTGGTTGCGCCGGAGGGCGGTATCATGA
- a CDS encoding S26 family signal peptidase has product MTRFGWFFTTYFAVLGAGTSLAIHPAPRLIWNATASTPVGLYRLQSARSLHVGDLIAIRPPSDIATMLAHGGYLPLGVPLLKPVAALPGQLVCRIGTVVSVDGTVLGDALARDHRGRPLPVWQGCRHVLPGQIFVMNPAVPTSLDGRYFGVLPVDAVLGRAQPLWLVPSSMSPTPKQKRG; this is encoded by the coding sequence ATGACGCGCTTCGGCTGGTTCTTCACCACGTATTTCGCAGTCCTCGGTGCCGGCACGTCATTGGCGATCCATCCGGCGCCCCGCCTGATCTGGAATGCCACCGCCAGCACGCCGGTCGGGCTGTATCGCCTGCAATCGGCCCGCTCATTGCATGTCGGCGACCTGATCGCGATCCGGCCACCCTCCGACATTGCCACGATGCTGGCGCACGGCGGCTATCTGCCGCTCGGTGTGCCACTGCTCAAGCCGGTTGCGGCACTGCCGGGGCAATTGGTCTGCCGGATCGGCACCGTCGTTTCGGTCGATGGCACGGTGCTTGGCGATGCGTTGGCCCGCGATCATCGCGGCCGTCCGCTGCCGGTCTGGCAGGGATGCCGGCACGTCCTGCCCGGGCAGATTTTCGTCATGAACCCGGCGGTCCCGACCAGTCTCGACGGCCGCTATTTCGGCGTCCTGCCGGTCGATGCAGTGCTCGGCCGTGCACAGCCGCTGTGGCTCGTGCCGTCATCGATGTCTCCCACCCCCAAGCAGAAACGAGGCTGA
- a CDS encoding DUF736 domain-containing protein, whose product MAQIGTFTRTSDGFAGRLRTLALDVELTIVLATSSDAEHAPDYRVHLGDADAGPEVGAAWKRTGEKAGTYLSLVLDDPILAQPIRANLFQSDRQGRAFHLVWNRPVKRDDRR is encoded by the coding sequence ATGGCCCAGATTGGAACTTTCACGCGCACGTCTGACGGCTTCGCCGGGCGCCTGCGCACGCTCGCCCTCGACGTCGAACTGACGATCGTGCTGGCGACATCGTCGGACGCCGAGCATGCGCCCGACTATCGCGTCCATCTTGGTGACGCCGATGCCGGACCGGAGGTCGGCGCGGCCTGGAAACGCACCGGCGAGAAGGCGGGCACCTATCTCTCGCTGGTTCTCGACGACCCCATACTGGCGCAGCCGATCCGGGCCAACCTGTTCCAGTCCGACCGTCAGGGACGTGCCTTCCATCTGGTCTGGAACCGTCCGGTGAAGCGCGATGATCGGCGGTAA
- a CDS encoding lytic transglycosylase domain-containing protein: MIGGKMGPRLFGVALPVVVSMTISGHVAVADPYTDMIAEAATRAQIPAAWIAAVLHAESRGDARAVSSAGAMGLMQVMPGTWASLRTSLGLGDDPFDPHDNILAGATYLRWMRDRYGEAGFLAAYNAGPARYDEHLATGRPLPAETRNYVASVSARLALPLADDIAVGALAAPSWQDSSLFPASFLRTGDASGPVDSAHDPAHSSGSRMTDWTALAPQSAGLFIASGHGEARR, translated from the coding sequence ATGATCGGCGGTAAAATGGGGCCACGGCTGTTCGGTGTCGCGCTTCCGGTCGTCGTTTCCATGACGATATCCGGGCATGTCGCGGTCGCCGATCCCTACACCGACATGATCGCGGAAGCAGCCACGCGCGCGCAGATTCCGGCCGCATGGATCGCTGCCGTCCTGCACGCGGAGAGCCGAGGCGATGCGCGGGCCGTGTCATCGGCGGGTGCGATGGGGCTCATGCAGGTGATGCCCGGAACATGGGCCAGCCTGCGCACGTCGCTCGGCCTTGGCGACGATCCGTTCGACCCGCACGACAACATCCTGGCGGGTGCGACCTATCTGCGCTGGATGCGGGATCGCTACGGCGAGGCCGGGTTTCTCGCCGCTTACAATGCCGGTCCCGCGCGCTATGACGAGCATCTCGCGACCGGCCGGCCGCTGCCTGCCGAGACGCGGAACTACGTCGCGTCGGTCAGCGCGCGGCTGGCTCTTCCGCTTGCCGATGACATCGCGGTCGGCGCTCTGGCTGCACCATCATGGCAGGATTCTTCCCTCTTTCCGGCCTCATTCCTGCGCACGGGCGATGCGTCCGGGCCTGTCGATAGCGCACACGATCCGGCACATTCATCTGGTTCCCGAATGACCGACTGGACGGCGCTCGCACCGCAATCGGCCGGGCTGTTCATCGCGTCAGGGCATGGGGAGGCGCGCCGATGA
- a CDS encoding ATP-binding protein: MGILTNIKSLQGMGIYAARGARSPSLNFRRYNLIYGFNGSGKSTLSRLFASLESGEPHPKLPQGGTFEVTLDDGAAFGCPTNPKGLEQRMLVFNSDYIEQNLQWAAGRARPVFYIGADQAEAAAELTRIEGDIPKAEANSDAATATERAADKTFASYKRERAKSVASRLHLGSRKYEAPALARDFDTWKDYDGPRLTDGELKAAEDTRRLDEPMPRLDPLSFDQATIETAYRFIAEVCGQSLATVALEEVQRHPDMLLWLKRGHEYHDAHGLTDCLLCGNEIPAERRALLAAAFDDRVDQFVARLKRTAERLDGLLGSISQLAAQLPAMDDLASELRPGFRDLRQDASQNARQLAEQLRTLQGVLSAKLERPASPADMKDIAAEADVCATAERLTVSVASVNETIAAHNQGVADFAKRKEDAETSIRRHFIVDCREEYAKTAKDVGDATARLKVETDALAALREKARELRQRIRTHGPAAAVINKLIAAYLGHAELTINPVDEGYELHRHGAPITGVPSEGEKTAIAIAYFLSSIEADNRKLKDVIVVVDDPVSSLDTKALNFACSLVRTRLEKAAQVFVLTHNLQCMNEFRKAWKGKARPPAGKDPTATFLYIDVTIPEGEHRRSSRIIAMSKLLREYDSEYHFLFSHVLRFVEQPDAYDDHGYMMPNVIRRVLDVFLAFKSPGGGGLPGQLDKLCADYPHLDRERLAALERLTQVESHSDNLDDLLSFSTMTLEETRGAAAALFAMMEHVDGNHLKRLKGLCT; the protein is encoded by the coding sequence ATGGGGATACTCACGAACATCAAGTCGCTGCAGGGAATGGGAATATACGCCGCTCGCGGCGCGCGATCACCATCTCTGAACTTCCGGCGATATAACCTGATCTACGGGTTCAACGGTTCGGGAAAGAGCACGCTGTCGCGGCTGTTCGCGAGCCTCGAGTCGGGCGAACCGCACCCGAAGCTCCCGCAGGGCGGCACGTTCGAGGTGACGTTGGACGACGGGGCGGCGTTCGGGTGCCCGACCAATCCCAAAGGGCTCGAGCAACGGATGCTCGTGTTCAACTCGGACTACATCGAGCAGAACCTCCAATGGGCCGCCGGGCGCGCGCGGCCGGTGTTCTACATCGGCGCAGACCAGGCGGAAGCCGCCGCCGAGCTGACGAGAATCGAAGGCGACATCCCCAAGGCGGAGGCGAATAGCGACGCGGCGACCGCAACCGAAAGGGCGGCGGACAAGACCTTCGCCAGCTACAAGCGCGAACGCGCCAAGTCCGTCGCGTCGCGCCTCCATCTGGGCAGCCGCAAGTACGAGGCGCCGGCGCTCGCCAGGGACTTCGACACGTGGAAGGACTATGACGGACCCAGGCTGACGGATGGCGAGCTCAAGGCCGCAGAGGACACGCGCAGGCTAGACGAGCCGATGCCCCGCCTCGACCCGCTTTCGTTCGACCAGGCCACGATTGAGACCGCCTACCGCTTCATCGCCGAGGTCTGCGGCCAGTCGCTAGCGACCGTCGCGCTCGAGGAGGTGCAGCGGCACCCGGACATGCTCCTCTGGCTGAAGCGCGGCCACGAATACCACGACGCCCATGGGCTAACCGACTGCCTTCTGTGCGGGAACGAGATCCCGGCGGAACGCCGCGCCTTGCTGGCGGCGGCGTTCGACGACAGGGTCGACCAGTTCGTCGCCCGCCTGAAGAGAACCGCCGAACGTCTCGACGGTCTCCTAGGGTCTATCAGCCAATTGGCCGCCCAGCTGCCCGCGATGGACGACCTAGCCAGCGAGTTGCGGCCCGGCTTCAGGGATCTGAGGCAGGACGCGTCGCAGAACGCGCGCCAGCTCGCGGAGCAGTTGCGCACGCTGCAAGGCGTGTTATCCGCAAAGCTGGAGCGGCCCGCATCTCCCGCGGACATGAAGGACATCGCTGCCGAGGCGGATGTGTGCGCCACCGCCGAGCGCTTGACAGTCAGCGTCGCGAGCGTCAACGAGACGATCGCGGCCCACAACCAGGGCGTCGCCGACTTCGCCAAGCGGAAGGAGGATGCGGAGACGTCCATCCGCCGCCACTTCATCGTCGACTGCCGAGAGGAATACGCCAAGACGGCGAAGGACGTCGGCGACGCCACCGCCAGGCTGAAGGTCGAGACCGACGCGCTGGCCGCCCTGCGGGAGAAGGCACGCGAGCTGCGCCAGCGCATCCGGACGCACGGCCCCGCGGCCGCCGTCATCAACAAGCTCATCGCGGCCTACCTCGGCCACGCCGAGCTGACCATCAACCCCGTCGACGAAGGCTATGAACTGCACCGCCATGGCGCGCCGATCACCGGCGTACCGAGCGAGGGCGAGAAGACAGCCATCGCGATCGCCTACTTCCTCTCCTCCATTGAGGCGGACAACCGGAAGCTGAAGGACGTCATCGTGGTGGTGGACGACCCGGTCTCGAGCCTCGACACCAAGGCGCTGAACTTCGCCTGCTCCCTTGTGAGGACGAGGCTTGAGAAGGCTGCGCAGGTCTTCGTCCTCACGCACAATCTCCAGTGCATGAACGAGTTTAGAAAGGCCTGGAAGGGCAAGGCCCGGCCTCCGGCCGGCAAGGATCCGACTGCCACTTTCCTCTACATCGACGTCACAATCCCCGAGGGAGAACACCGCCGCTCCTCCAGGATCATCGCGATGTCGAAGCTGCTCCGCGAGTACGATTCGGAGTACCACTTCCTCTTCAGCCACGTGCTGCGCTTCGTCGAGCAGCCCGACGCTTACGACGACCACGGCTACATGATGCCCAACGTGATCCGCCGGGTGCTCGACGTGTTCCTCGCCTTCAAGAGTCCGGGTGGCGGAGGACTGCCCGGCCAGCTCGACAAACTGTGCGCCGACTATCCGCATCTCGACAGGGAGAGGTTGGCGGCGCTCGAACGGCTTACCCAGGTCGAGTCTCACTCCGACAACCTCGACGACCTGCTGTCCTTCTCGACGATGACCCTTGAGGAGACGCGGGGAGCGGCCGCTGCGCTCTTCGCCATGATGGAACACGTCGACGGGAACCACCTAAAACGGCTGAAGGGCCTCTGCACCTGA